The segment CAGACGATCAGATCGACGTTTCCGTTCTGCGCGAGGCCCTGCCGGGTCAGGCGGAAGTAACGGTCCTTGATGTCGGCTTGAAAGCCCGCGCCCTTTTCGGCCATGACTTTTTCGAGGTTCCCGATGTTCGCCTGGACCTGCAGGACCCGCAGCGTTTTGTCCGCACCGGTTTTCCAGGGCGCGCCGTGCTGCTGGCCCCAGAAGTTCAACGCGACGAACAGAAGCACGAGCCCACCGACACCGCCCACCCAGAGATGATGGGGACGACGGCGAATCATGCCGGCGATGAAGGCGTTCGCCAGATGCAGGCCGAGGCTCAGCCCCAAAAACCCCACGACGTCGGCGAATTGGAAGATGGGAAACTCGGCCCACAGAAGCGGGTAACCCAAGTTCCACGGAAAGAGCGAGGGCCAGAGCGTCTCGCCCGCGTTTTGGAAAACGGCGAACAGGACGAAGAGCGCGCCCGCGCGCAGCGGCCACTTCGAGTCGATCCACTTCGCGAGCAGGCACGCAAAGGGAATGTAAAGATGCACGAAGCTCGCAAAGCCCAGCAGCGCAAGAATCGCGATGGGCCAGGGAAGATAGCCGAATTCGTGGGCGACGTAAGCAATCCAGTGAAAGCCGATCAGCGACAGGATGAACTGCGCGACCCATGCCTTCCAGAACACTTTTTTCAGTGAGGTTTCATGACGGAGATCCAGCCACAAGGGCACCCAGCAAAACGCCAGAGCCCAAGGTGGGAGCGGGATATACGAGGTTCCCATCATGAATCCCGACAGAATTGACCAGCGATAATTCTTGAAAAAGAGGCCGAGACGCACGATGATCTGAGGCATGGCCTTCAAGGTAGGGTCTTGACCCTCCAAACTCAAGCTTCCTTCGGAGTACGAAACTGGAAAATCTCGAGCTTCCGAAATTCTCAAAATCGCGGACTTATCTGCACCCCTTGTTCCTGCGAACACGGTGTCCGCATTGTCAGAAGCTCTACAGGATCGACACCCGCGACATCAAATCCAGCGAGCCGCACTTCGACTGCCTGGTTTGCGAGACGACTTTCGGTTTCGCGTACCCCGCGGAAAATCCGCTCAATGTGAAAGCGAAAATCGTCAAAGCGGCACTTCTCCCCTCGGAAAAAGTGACCGAGACGCGTCCGCTCGACGTGAAGTCGTGCCCGAAGTGCAATACGCTCAACGCGAAAGGCAGCGCGCAGTGCGGTCGCTGCGGCGTCATCTTCGCCCAGCTCGAGAATCTGCCGCTCGACGCGAAGACGGGAGCGCTGCCGAGCCTCGTGCGCGCGTGGCAAGAGCTCATGGGCGATTACGACAACCTCGCCAAACATATGGCCTTCGTGCATCGCTGTGAAGATCTGCAGGCGTTGCCTTACGCGCTCAAAAAATACCGCGACCTCAAGGACGTGCAGCCTCAGGATGAAATTGCCGACGAGATGCTGCATCGCGTTCTCGGAGGGCGCCTGAAGCGACCGGCGGCGTGGCTGTCGAAACATCCTGCGGTGAAGACTGCGCTGAGTCGCGTTCATTGGGCGCGGATTCGCAAAATTTCGCCGTGGGCGGTCTCGGGTCTATTGATTTTGCTGGGTTTAACGACACCGAGTTTGAAGAACCTCGCCGGCATCGGCGCGTCGCTTCTTTTTATCACCTTCGGTCTGCACCTCTTTTTCAAGGGACGTATTGAGTTATCCGACTTTTGGTGACAGCTTTTTGGGCATGAATTTGTTCAGGGGCAAAATTCACCAGGCTTGGGTCCTCGTTTTCGCACTGAGTGCGAGCCTTTCTTCTGCGGCACAGGCGCCGACCGAAACTCCCATCACGCGGATCAAAGCGGATTATCTTTGCGCGCTCGGCGAGCGCGGTGAAGAGGTCGTGGGTTTCACCTTGGCCGGCCCCGGAGCGCCCGCGCGGGTGTGGCTCGGCATGGCCGACAACGACATGGGACTTGAGCCCGAGGTGAGTTCGTTCACCTACGCCGCGTGCGCGGGCTGCTTTACGGTGTCCGCACGCTACAGCTTTTCGGGTGGACTCAATCTTTTGCATTTCGAAACGGTCGACGAGAATGCGAACTTCATCGCGGGCCCGTGGCCGCCGCGTCCGCCCGAAGCGGTCGTGAATCCCGATCAGGAAGAGCCCATCGAACTTCCCGAAGAGCCCGGTGAAAATCTGTGGCGGCCTTTTTGGATCGTGGCTCCGAACGCGGTCGACTGCGATCTGCCGCCGGGCATGGAGCTTCCGCCGGAATGTCGTCAAGACGATCCCTGCGACGTTCCGCCCGGGATGGAGCCGCCGCCGGAGTGTCGCGGGGACGACGACCGTCCGCCGGGCTCGGATCCTTGGCCCGAGCCCACGCCGACCCCCACTCCGGAAGAGCCGGTCACGCCCGTGGGGCCGCCCCTGCGCGTCCGCTATTACGAGACGAGCGCCGATGGCGCCCGCATCTTGTTCCAGAGCCAAGGACTGTGTCGGTCCACGCGTTAAGTGAAGACGGCGCCGCCGTCGTAGAATCCTTTAGCTTTCGCTATCCGTGAACGCCGCCGCTTCGCCTCCGGGCACCGGGGCGGGGCTGGCGGGATTTCCGCGCAGCACTTGACTGCGGTCCTGCGTGCGCCGGAAGTCGCCCGCCGAGGCGTCGTAGTCGTAGACCTGCACGTGGATTTCGTCATCGCGCAGCTCGATCACGTTGAACGAGTTCGGCTCCTCACGCGTGCGCACCGAAACGCCGGTGCCGGCTTTGATTTCGAGCGGGAAGAGCTCATTGGGATCGTGCGCGCGGCGGAAGACGCCGAAGCGGTGATTGTGCCCCGACAGGATCAGGTGCGGCTTCATCGCGAGCACGCGTTCGCGGCGTTCGTCGTACTTTTGTAAAAGTATTTTCGATTCGAACATCGAGTGGTGGGTCAAAACGATTTTGAAGCGGGGATCGTTCGCGACCTCGGGATAACCGATCTCGAAGCGCGAGATCTGCTTGTTCGAGAGTCGCCCTTCCTTCACGGACCAGCGGTCTTGCGTGTTCAGTCCCAGAACCAAAATCTCATCGTCTTCGAAAACGTCCTTTACCAGCGGTGCGATATAGCGGCGGTAACGCGAAAGCGGCGTGAGGAACCGCAGAAAAGGCAGATGCATCGGCATGTCGTGGTTGCCGGGAATCGCCACGATGTGCGGTACGTCCAGACGGCGCAAGAAAGAGGCGGCCTCGCGGAATTGATGAAGGGTCGCGCGCTGGGTGAAGTCCCCGGTGATCAGGACGACGTCGAATTGGGGTTGCGCCCGTGCGATGAAGCGCTCAAACGCCGCGATGATACGCTCGTCGGTACGGCCAAAATGCAGATCCGAAACGTGGATGAATTGTCGATTGGGAAAAGCCAAGGGCGCGTCCTCCTTCCGTCGTTTTAGACCGGGTGAAGCGCGCCCTCAAGCAGACGTTCGCGCGAGTGGAAAATCGCGCCAGATCCCGTTGGTCCCGTTATTGCGTCTCGCCCAGACGGTTGCCCGCGTTCGACTCGCCGCCGAGCGCGTCCATCAGCGATTTGCCGAAAGTCGCGATTTTGGAAGTGGGCTCCATCCCTTGACCCGCGTCCATCGTGTAGGACTGAGTCGAAGAGGCCGAAGCGACGCCCGAAGCGGTCACGCCCGCGTCAAGCATGGTGAGCGCTTTGTACAGGTTCAGACGGCGCGAGGTGCGCGTCTTCGCGATCAGCGCGGCGTTCGAGTCACCCGTCGACAACACGTACTTCTTGACCTGACCGACCGAGAAGTCCGTGTGGTGCGCCATGACCAGAACCGCCGCGCCGGTGACGAACGCGGTCGCCTGCGAAGTGCCCGTCATGTAACCGTAGTTCGAGCCGGGCAGAGTCGACAGAATGTTTTGTCCCGGCGCCGCGAGGTCCACGGTTTCGACGCCGTAATTCGACGACGAGAGGACTTCGGTCTTGGGATCGATCGCGGTGACCGAGATGATGTTATCCAAACCGTAGTCGGCGGGATAGTACTTGTGGTGATCCGAGTTCGAACGTTCGTTCCCCGCCGCCGCGACAAAGAGGATGCCTTGGTTGCGCGCCTCTTGGATGGCCGCTTTCTCTTCCGCCGAGAATTCGGTTCCGCCGCCCGAGTAATTGATGATGTTCGCCTTCATTTTGATGGCGTAACGGATCGACTCGATCGTGTTCTTCAAGTTGTCGGTGTTCGGAACTTTGGGATCGAAATACTTCAGGACCATCAGGCTGACGTTCGGGGCGATGCCCGCGATGCCCTTACCGTTACCGGCCTGCGCGCCGACGATACCCGCGATGTGGGTGCCGTGACCGTGGTTGTCGGTCAGGTCGCCGTTGTTCGAAACGAAGTTCCAGCCGTGCACGTCGTCTTTGAAACCGTTGCCGTCGTCGTCGATGCCGTTGATCGACTTGTTACATTCTTTGATCGAGAGGGCTTTCGTTTCGGGCATACCTTTACAGTAGTCGTTTTGCACGACGCCGACTTCGCCTTCGTTTTTCCAGATATTGAGCGCGAGGTCCTCGTGATCGACATCGGCGCCCGTATCGATGACGGCGACCACGATGCGGTCCGAACCTTTCGAGATTTCCCAAGCCTTCGCGGCTTCGGATTTTTTGAAGCCCCAGGCTTGATTGATCGCCGGATCGTTCAGGGCGACGGTTTGCTCCATCACGGGCTTCTGGGACTTCTGACCTTTATCGGCCAAGTCGAGGGGGCGTTCGCCTTGATCGGCCACTTGTTCGGTGACGTTCACGCCGTGATCGAAGGTCTGACGCTTCATCACGAGCGATCCCATACCCAGAAGGCCAATCGAGCTCACCGCAACCACAACCACAATCCGAATGTCTTTCACTTGAAGCCCCCTGGATCGTCCACGACCCGACAGCAGTTACCGCTTTATAGAGCAAGGAGGGGGCCATGGTCGGGGTGACCAGTGGCTCGACTAAATAGCCAATTTCAGAAGGGAAAACGGATCGAAACAGAATGATCCAGTGTCGAAGTTGTGATTTTCCGTCGACGAACTTTGCGACAGCCTTCACAACTCCGTCTTAATTCGGGAATGCGCGCGTTTTTGTGTAACCGATATTCGCTCGGAAAAGGTGCGCATCAAATTGCGATGAGACACGAAAGTCGCCCGGCAGGCGACACGCCCGTCGGCGCGGCGGGGTCAGCTGGGCCGAGCGCGCGCTGAAGCGCGAAACGCGCCTTCCGGGCGCGTTTCGTGAAAGACGAATGAGAATGTCAATGAATCGCGGCGAGTGCCTCGATCAGAGAGAAGCGCTCTGATCGCCCGCGGAATGTTTGAATTTTTGCAGATCCGGTAGACACTCCGGCGGGAAAGCCAGCGCCATCTCGGGATTTGCGAGTCTTTTGTAGAAGATGTAGTTACGCAGAACGAGCTTCACGTAAGTGCGAGTCTCTTCATAGGCGATTTCTTCGATGAACTCGACGGGGTCCTCGCGGAAGCGCGACTTCAGCCAACCTTTGATCGCGCGGTCGTTGGCGTTGTAGCTCGCGATCGCCAGGATGAAGTTCCCGTCGTAACGGTCGAGTCCCTGGCGCAGCATCTTCGCGCCGACCGGGATGTTCAAATCGGGCCGGTAAAGATCGTCGTGCCCGCTCCACGCGATGCCGAGCTCTTTCGCCACGTTCTTCGCCTGCGTCGGCAGGATCTGCATCAAGCCCATCGCGTCCGCGAAGCTGCGCGCGTTCGGGTCGAACGCCGACTCTTGGCGGATGATCGAGAACACGAGTTCCGCCGGGATTTCCTGACGGTGCGCCGCCGATTTGATCGTCGGGGCGTAGTCCATCGGGAACAGCAGCTCCGGATGGTTCAGTAGTAAAGCTTCGCGTTGCGACTTTTCGATCTTGCCGATGGTAGCGAACAGCGGCAGGTAAAGCCCCGCGCGCGCGTAAGATTTCAAAAGCTCGAAACCTTGCTCGGTCGTGTAGTCCCAGCGCGATTCGAGCGCGAGTCCGTCCAGATATTTTTCGAGGATCTTTTTTTCGCCCATCAAGTGCAGATCCGTGATCCACACCTTCTCGTCGATCGTCAAAGAGCGCAGCGCGGTTTTGGCCGGGGCCTCGGCCGCGGTCTCACGCGTCGCGAGTCCGGGCGCCACCGCGCCCGTCGGGAGCGCCGTTTGTCCACGAGCCGCCGGAGGCGGCTCAGAAGCTTTGCCCGCTGCAGGCGGCTCCGACACCTTGCCCGCCGGAGGCGGCTCCGAGCTGGTCGTTGCCGTGGGCTCCACCGCGCCGACGTCCGGTTTCACATTCGGGTCCGCGACCGCTTGGGTTCCGCCGTGTCCAGCGGCACCGCTGAGGTTCGGGTCGTGCAAGTTTGGATCTAGCGCGACGGCGTCGCCCGTCACGGTCTGCGCGCTGCTGGCGATCTCGTCGTCGAGTTTCGCGGCGGACTTCGCTTTTTCGAGCTCTTCGCGAAGCGCGTTCCAGCCTTTCAAGCTGTCCGCGCGCGAGGCGTTGATCGGCGGGATCACGTGTTGCAGTTCGTGAAAGGCGATGAGTCCGTAATAACCGACGGGATCGTCGAAAGCCACTTGGCGGAAGACGAGCTGCGCGCGTTCGCCCTGGCCCGCCTTCGCGAGCGATTTACCCTGCCAGAAGCGGGCGCGCAATTGGTCGCCGGGTTCGGGCGCGTTCGCGGCCAGCGTTTCGAAAGCCGCGGCGGCCTCGATGTCCCGACCCAGGCGGCGCAGCGCCCACGCGCGGGACGCTTCGATTTTCACCCGCGAGGCTTTGTTCGAAAGACCGAGCGCTTTTTCGTAGTGGGCCAGCGCTTTCGCGAAGTTCGCGTCTTCTTCTTCCATGCGGCCGCGGATGAACTCGATCTCGAACAGTCGCGCCCCGCGCTTCGCGAAAAGCTTTTCCATGCGCGACATCGCCTTTTGCGCTTTGGCCTTCTGGCCGTCGGTCCACAGCGCGCGCACCCAGTAAAGGCCGCTGTCGAAGGCGAGGATCCACTCTTTGTTCTTCACGAGCCAGTCGTAGTACTTTTCGGATTCTTCCAGATGCTGCGGTTTATTCTGTTCGACCTTGAACGAGTTGCGGTGCGCCTGGAACGCGCGCCGCTGGTCATTGAACTTCGCGAACTTCGAGGTCATGACTTTGCGCAGGTACTCGCGACCTTTCGCGAACTCGCGCGCTTGGATCAGATCCTGGCCGACGTCGAGGTAGTCGCCGGCTTGCGGATTTTTCAGAAAGCGCGGCGCGAGTTTTTCCAGGTCGTGGCGTAGGCGCTTCGCCTCCTCGGGCAGGTTTTTGGTCTCGGCGATCTGCACGGCCATTTCGAGCTGTTGGGTTTTTTCACGGAGATTGCGGTTCTCGCGAATTTTCGCCGACAGCAGCTCGAGGTAACGGGGCCACTTCTCTTGGCGTTCGGTCACGACCATCTCGGCGTCGTCTTTCAGCGCTTGCAGCGCCGGGAAGTGCGCGACGTCCACATCGTTCAAATTGTCGGTCGGCTTCACGAGCGCCGAGCACAAAGTCCAAAAGCGCAGCTTCGCGAATTCGCGGCGGTTGAAGTCCGCATCCTCGGCGAGTTTTTGAAATTCGGGGCAGGCCTCTTGATTGCCCAGGGTGAGCGCCCGGCGGTAGGCGTCGAGTTTCGCGCGGCGGGCTTTGGCGACGTGGATGTCGGGAAAGATCGACGACGCGTCTTCCGCGACCGAAGCGACTTCCCGGGCCTGCGGCAGAACGAACGACGGCCGCTCGCTCGGGGACCAGTTCAGAAAAGCGAGGGGCGCTTCGCCGTGGCCGACGTGGGGATCCATAGGGAGAAGGGCGGCGGGAATGCGGACGCCGTTCTCGGCGTACAGTGAAAGTCCCGATCCCAGGATCAAGAAAGACAGCACTAAAAAAGAAGATTTGCAGAGTCCATTGCGCATCCCTTCAAGGATAGACCGGGGGGAGCGGGGTCACAAGGGTGGGAAGCGCGGATATGAAAAAAGGGCCCTCTGGCGAGGACCCTTTCTTCGATTTGGCCGGTTAAGACGCGATTAACGAATGATGACCGCGTTCTGCAGGCGTTCGATCCGCTGTTCCAGCGGGGGATGCGTGCTGAACAGCGCCATGACCCCGGCCGGTTTGTTCGAGATCTTCATGGTCGCCATGCCGCCGTTGTCCGGCGTCATCTGGGGGTAAAGCGACTGCAGACGACGCAGTCCCGCGATCATCTTGTCGCGGCCCGCGTACTGAGCTCCGCCCAGGTCGGCGCGGTACTCCCGCAGACGCGAGAAGTAGGCGATCGCGATCGAGCCCAGGATCGTGAAGACGATATCGAACAGGAACGTACACGCGAAGTAGACGACGGTCGAAATTTTCTCGTCGACCGAGTTCGCGATCACGCGCGCCACGATCCGCGAGAAGAACAGGACGAACGAGTTCACGACCCCCGTGACGAGCGTCATGGTGACCATGTCGCCGTTTGCGACGTGGGCGACCTCGTGACCGATGACGCCCTCGACCTCGCCCTTCGACATTTTGTTCAGCAGTCCGGTCGAAACCGCGACCAGGGAGTTGTTGCGGGAAGGTCCGGTCGCGAAGGCGTTCACCTCATCGCTGTCGTAAATGCCGACTTCCGGCATCTTCTTCAGGCCCGCGGCCTGCGCCATGCGGTAGACCATCTGCACGAGCTCTTGCTCACGCGGCTGCGCGGAATTGGGATTGATGATCTGAACGCCCATCATCCACTTCGCCATCATCTTGGACATGAAGAGCGAGATGAACGCGCCCCCGAAGCCCCAAGCGGCACAGAACACCATCAGGCCGCCGATGCTCGACGGATTCAGATTCACGCCGAAGAGCGGCAGAACAACGTTCAAGAACACCGAGATCGTCACGATGACCAGGACGTTCACTAACAGGAACAAACCAACGCGTTTGAACCATTTCATTCAAGGACCTCCTACAAGTCGCTATAAAATTGTGTATCACGTGGGTTTCGTCAAGGTCCACAGAATCAAAAAATCATAATCAAAACGGCTCGTTAAAGCCGTTTTGATTCATCAGGGGCGAAGGGATACTTCGTTTTCCGTGAAGGGATGGTTTTAGTGGACCGTTTCGAGGGTCTGGGTCTCGATCGTGAGCTGATTGTCTTTCACGTCGACGTACAAACGTCCGCCTTTGGCGAGATCTCCGAACAGGAGCTTATCCACCATCGCGCGCTTGATGTGTTCGTCGATCGCGCGCGCCATGGGCCGCGCGCCGTAGACCTTGTCGTAACCTCGTTTCAGCAGCCACTGCGCGGCCTCCGCGCTGACGTTCAGCTCCACGTTCTTTTTCACGAGCTGCGTGCGCAGCTCTTCGATGAACTTGTGGACCACGCGCAGGACCATGCCTTCGTCCAAATCTTTGAAGGTGACGATCGCGTCCAGACGGTTCAGGAATTCGGGCGCGAAGTTCTTCTTCAGCGCTTCCATCGAAAGTCCCGAGCGCGGAGTCTCGACCAGGCCGATGCTTCCGCGCGCGACTTCCGCCGCGCCGGCGTTCGACGTCATGATCAGGATCACGTTGCGGAAATCGGTCGTGCGGCCGTTCGCGTCCGTCAGGCGTCCGGCGTCCATCACTTGCAAGAGGATGTTGTAGACGTCCGTGTGCGCTTTTTCCATCTCGTCGAACAGCAGAACCGTGTACGGGCTTTTCGTGACGGCTTCGGTCAGCTGACCGCCCTCTTCGAAACCCACGTATCCGGGAGGCGCTCCCACCAAGCGCGCGACGGTGTGCTTTTCCATGTATTCGGACATGTCGAAGCGGGTCAGCGGGACGCCCAAGAAGTCCGCGAGTTTACGGCAGACTTCGGTTTTTCCGACGCCCGTGGGGCCGGTGAACAGGAAGGTCCCGATGGGTTTGTTGTCGCGGCCCAGACCCGAACGCGAAAACTTGATCGCGGCGACCAGACGGTCGATCGCCTCGTCTTGTCCGTAGATGACGGACTTGAGTTTGCGGTCGAGATCTTTCAGCTGATCCAGCTCGTTCGCCGAAATGGTGCTGGCGGGAATCATCGCCATACGCGCGATGGTCTCTTCGATTTCGCGGGTGGAAATCGTGACGCCCGCACGACCCTTCAGGCGCGCGTCGGCACCGGCTTCATCTAGGACGTCGATCGCTTTGTCCGGTAAGAGCTTGCCGGTCAGGTATTTGGCTGACAGTTCGACGGACGCGGTGATGGCGTCGTCCGAGATCGTGACGTTGTGGTGCTTTTCGAAGCTTTTGCGCAGGCCCTTCAGGATCTCCATCGCTTCGGGGAGCGAGGGCTCCTTCACGTCGATGCGTTGGAAGCGCCGATTGAGCGCGCGGTCCTTTTCGAAGTGCTGACGGAATTCGGTGTAGGTCGTGGAACCGACGCAGCTCACGTCGCCATTGGCGAGCGCGGGTTTCAAGAGGTTCGACGCGTCCATCGAGCCGCCGCTGGTGGAGCCCGCGCCGACGATGGTGTGAATTTCGTCGATGAAGAGGATCGCGTTTTTGCGTTTTTTGATCTCTTTCAGGACGCCCTTGATCCGGCCTTCGAAATCCCCGCGGAACTTCGTGCCCGCCAGCAGCGAACCCAAATCCAGCGAGTAGATCACTTTATCGGCGAGCGCCTCGGGCACGTCTTTCGCGACGATGCGCGCGGCCAGCCCCTCGGCGATGGCGGTTTTGCCGACGCCGGGTTCACCGATCAGGAGCGGATTGTTTTTCGTGCGACGGCAAAGGACCTGCATCACGCGTTCGAGGACGTCCGCGCGGCCGATCAGGGGATCGACTTTGCCGGATTCTGCTTTTTCATTTAGATTGGTGCAGAAGCTTTCCAGCGGCGAATTTTTACTTTCGTCCTGGGGCAGTCCGTCGATGTCTTCTTTGCCGCCACCGTCGGGGCCGGGGATCGCGCGG is part of the Pseudobdellovibrionaceae bacterium genome and harbors:
- the lnt gene encoding apolipoprotein N-acyltransferase, which produces MPQIIVRLGLFFKNYRWSILSGFMMGTSYIPLPPWALAFCWVPLWLDLRHETSLKKVFWKAWVAQFILSLIGFHWIAYVAHEFGYLPWPIAILALLGFASFVHLYIPFACLLAKWIDSKWPLRAGALFVLFAVFQNAGETLWPSLFPWNLGYPLLWAEFPIFQFADVVGFLGLSLGLHLANAFIAGMIRRRPHHLWVGGVGGLVLLFVALNFWGQQHGAPWKTGADKTLRVLQVQANIGNLEKVMAEKGAGFQADIKDRYFRLTRQGLAQNGNVDLIVWPESAYPDFLGAHNAHRYYNSELVKFVQEIQIPILTGSYANDLPGAANRREYNGMFLYQPDGTPLSPGYHKTYLLAFGEYVPFGEMFPYLKKINPGGPGFGRGSGPTLFQYGELKIGPQICYESLYPDFTEALVRKGAEVLVNLTNDSWFGPGFEPRQHMIMTLARGVEARRPLVRSTNTGITTAILADGTQLQRSPTFEEWASVFEIPYRTTTHQTFYIRYGAYFPVVLLLIALIAGLAGRRKEPKF
- a CDS encoding metallophosphoesterase gives rise to the protein MAFPNRQFIHVSDLHFGRTDERIIAAFERFIARAQPQFDVVLITGDFTQRATLHQFREAASFLRRLDVPHIVAIPGNHDMPMHLPFLRFLTPLSRYRRYIAPLVKDVFEDDEILVLGLNTQDRWSVKEGRLSNKQISRFEIGYPEVANDPRFKIVLTHHSMFESKILLQKYDERRERVLAMKPHLILSGHNHRFGVFRRAHDPNELFPLEIKAGTGVSVRTREEPNSFNVIELRDDEIHVQVYDYDASAGDFRRTQDRSQVLRGNPASPAPVPGGEAAAFTDSES
- a CDS encoding S8 family serine peptidase, translated to MGSLVMKRQTFDHGVNVTEQVADQGERPLDLADKGQKSQKPVMEQTVALNDPAINQAWGFKKSEAAKAWEISKGSDRIVVAVIDTGADVDHEDLALNIWKNEGEVGVVQNDYCKGMPETKALSIKECNKSINGIDDDGNGFKDDVHGWNFVSNNGDLTDNHGHGTHIAGIVGAQAGNGKGIAGIAPNVSLMVLKYFDPKVPNTDNLKNTIESIRYAIKMKANIINYSGGGTEFSAEEKAAIQEARNQGILFVAAAGNERSNSDHHKYYPADYGLDNIISVTAIDPKTEVLSSSNYGVETVDLAAPGQNILSTLPGSNYGYMTGTSQATAFVTGAAVLVMAHHTDFSVGQVKKYVLSTGDSNAALIAKTRTSRRLNLYKALTMLDAGVTASGVASASSTQSYTMDAGQGMEPTSKIATFGKSLMDALGGESNAGNRLGETQ
- a CDS encoding transglycosylase SLT domain-containing protein codes for the protein MRNGLCKSSFLVLSFLILGSGLSLYAENGVRIPAALLPMDPHVGHGEAPLAFLNWSPSERPSFVLPQAREVASVAEDASSIFPDIHVAKARRAKLDAYRRALTLGNQEACPEFQKLAEDADFNRREFAKLRFWTLCSALVKPTDNLNDVDVAHFPALQALKDDAEMVVTERQEKWPRYLELLSAKIRENRNLREKTQQLEMAVQIAETKNLPEEAKRLRHDLEKLAPRFLKNPQAGDYLDVGQDLIQAREFAKGREYLRKVMTSKFAKFNDQRRAFQAHRNSFKVEQNKPQHLEESEKYYDWLVKNKEWILAFDSGLYWVRALWTDGQKAKAQKAMSRMEKLFAKRGARLFEIEFIRGRMEEEDANFAKALAHYEKALGLSNKASRVKIEASRAWALRRLGRDIEAAAAFETLAANAPEPGDQLRARFWQGKSLAKAGQGERAQLVFRQVAFDDPVGYYGLIAFHELQHVIPPINASRADSLKGWNALREELEKAKSAAKLDDEIASSAQTVTGDAVALDPNLHDPNLSGAAGHGGTQAVADPNVKPDVGAVEPTATTSSEPPPAGKVSEPPAAGKASEPPPAARGQTALPTGAVAPGLATRETAAEAPAKTALRSLTIDEKVWITDLHLMGEKKILEKYLDGLALESRWDYTTEQGFELLKSYARAGLYLPLFATIGKIEKSQREALLLNHPELLFPMDYAPTIKSAAHRQEIPAELVFSIIRQESAFDPNARSFADAMGLMQILPTQAKNVAKELGIAWSGHDDLYRPDLNIPVGAKMLRQGLDRYDGNFILAIASYNANDRAIKGWLKSRFREDPVEFIEEIAYEETRTYVKLVLRNYIFYKRLANPEMALAFPPECLPDLQKFKHSAGDQSASL
- the htpX gene encoding protease HtpX, whose amino-acid sequence is MKWFKRVGLFLLVNVLVIVTISVFLNVVLPLFGVNLNPSSIGGLMVFCAAWGFGGAFISLFMSKMMAKWMMGVQIINPNSAQPREQELVQMVYRMAQAAGLKKMPEVGIYDSDEVNAFATGPSRNNSLVAVSTGLLNKMSKGEVEGVIGHEVAHVANGDMVTMTLVTGVVNSFVLFFSRIVARVIANSVDEKISTVVYFACTFLFDIVFTILGSIAIAYFSRLREYRADLGGAQYAGRDKMIAGLRRLQSLYPQMTPDNGGMATMKISNKPAGVMALFSTHPPLEQRIERLQNAVIIR
- the clpA gene encoding ATP-dependent Clp protease ATP-binding subunit ClpA; this translates as MLSRDLERRMAEAAEDAKQSRCEFVTLEHILMALTNSASAQQIFTALGVDVTRLKTDLRDSIKKNCPQITVEQLSAYGGYETWQPEFTLACHRLIQRAALQVRSAGKTQISDGHLLVAYFYEQDSFAVHALSRQGVTQFDVINYISHGIEKDGADEGPRAIPGPDGGGKEDIDGLPQDESKNSPLESFCTNLNEKAESGKVDPLIGRADVLERVMQVLCRRTKNNPLLIGEPGVGKTAIAEGLAARIVAKDVPEALADKVIYSLDLGSLLAGTKFRGDFEGRIKGVLKEIKKRKNAILFIDEIHTIVGAGSTSGGSMDASNLLKPALANGDVSCVGSTTYTEFRQHFEKDRALNRRFQRIDVKEPSLPEAMEILKGLRKSFEKHHNVTISDDAITASVELSAKYLTGKLLPDKAIDVLDEAGADARLKGRAGVTISTREIEETIARMAMIPASTISANELDQLKDLDRKLKSVIYGQDEAIDRLVAAIKFSRSGLGRDNKPIGTFLFTGPTGVGKTEVCRKLADFLGVPLTRFDMSEYMEKHTVARLVGAPPGYVGFEEGGQLTEAVTKSPYTVLLFDEMEKAHTDVYNILLQVMDAGRLTDANGRTTDFRNVILIMTSNAGAAEVARGSIGLVETPRSGLSMEALKKNFAPEFLNRLDAIVTFKDLDEGMVLRVVHKFIEELRTQLVKKNVELNVSAEAAQWLLKRGYDKVYGARPMARAIDEHIKRAMVDKLLFGDLAKGGRLYVDVKDNQLTIETQTLETVH